The following coding sequences are from one Betaproteobacteria bacterium window:
- a CDS encoding helix-turn-helix domain-containing protein → MKASSFLAPKELQELLGERLRRLRLNRNLDQRSTAEKAGVSEKALRNLESGRGSTVETLLRVLKALDHLQGLDMLAPEISVNPLDLLRKPKARLRATPRLPR, encoded by the coding sequence ATGAAAGCCTCCTCTTTCCTCGCCCCGAAGGAACTTCAGGAACTCCTGGGGGAGCGCCTCAGGCGCCTTCGCCTGAACCGCAACCTGGATCAGCGCAGCACCGCAGAGAAGGCCGGCGTTTCCGAGAAGGCCCTGCGCAACCTGGAATCCGGCCGCGGGTCCACGGTCGAGACGCTGCTGCGCGTCTTGAAGGCCCTCGATCACTTGCAGGGACTGGACATGCTCGCCCCCGAAATCAGCGTCAATCCTCTCGACCTGCTGCGCAAGCCCAAGGCGCGCCTCCGGGCAACCCCGCGCCTGCCGCGCTGA
- a CDS encoding ATP-binding cassette domain-containing protein, giving the protein MFPLALHGLGFGSNGKTVLEGLDLDLAGEGITVILGPNGAGKTVLLRLLAGLLPPSTGRIDWGGAARPPERLAMVFQQPMVLRLSVFANVAFALGPQALPEAEIRRRTTAVLERVGLGGRAGDSARLLSGGERQRLALARAWATRPRFLMLDEPTASLDPGATEAVERIIREIRTDGTKILMTTHNLGQATRLADDIVFIAEGRVQEHEAANAFFARPRSAAARAYLEGELPWRIAFDR; this is encoded by the coding sequence ATGTTTCCCCTCGCCCTGCACGGTCTCGGCTTCGGCAGCAACGGGAAGACGGTCCTGGAAGGACTCGACCTCGATCTCGCGGGGGAAGGCATCACCGTCATCCTGGGCCCCAACGGGGCCGGCAAGACCGTCCTCCTGCGCCTCCTGGCCGGGCTGCTGCCCCCCAGCACCGGGCGCATCGACTGGGGCGGCGCGGCGCGGCCGCCGGAGCGTCTGGCCATGGTCTTCCAGCAGCCCATGGTGTTGCGCCTCTCCGTCTTCGCCAACGTCGCCTTCGCCCTGGGCCCCCAGGCCCTGCCGGAGGCGGAAATCCGCCGCCGCACCACGGCGGTCCTGGAGCGGGTCGGCCTCGGCGGGCGGGCGGGGGATAGTGCCCGTCTGCTCTCCGGCGGCGAGCGCCAGCGCCTGGCCCTGGCCCGGGCCTGGGCCACCCGGCCGCGCTTCCTGATGCTCGACGAACCCACCGCCAGCCTCGATCCCGGCGCCACCGAGGCGGTGGAGCGCATCATTCGCGAAATCCGCACCGACGGAACCAAGATTCTCATGACCACCCACAACCTGGGACAGGCCACGCGGCTGGCCGACGACATCGTCTTCATCGCCGAGGGCCGGGTGCAGGAGCACGAAGCCGCCAACGCCTTCTTCGCCCGCCCCCGCTCGGCGGCGGCCCGGGCCTACCTGGAAGGCGAACTGCCTTGGCGCATCGCTTTCGACCGCTGA
- a CDS encoding ABC transporter permease has protein sequence MGSTLLEAFSLLGTLDSQLLRIVGLSLRVSLSAVLVGTLLGLPLGAWLAVSRFPGRGAVIVGINALMGLPSVVVGVIVYLLLSRSGPFGSLGLLFSPPAMIVAQTVLVMPLVAAVSRQIVEDAWREYAPEMRLIGLSRWASARLLLLDCRFSLVVATLAGVGRAMSEVGAVMIVGGNIDGFTRVMTTAIALETSKGDLALSIALGLVLMTLILVLNALAHGLRSWAARRYG, from the coding sequence ATGGGCTCCACCCTGCTCGAAGCGTTTTCCCTCCTCGGCACCCTCGATTCCCAACTCCTGCGGATCGTCGGGCTGTCGCTGCGCGTCAGCCTTTCCGCCGTGCTCGTCGGTACCCTGCTGGGGCTTCCTCTGGGGGCCTGGCTCGCGGTGTCCCGCTTTCCCGGCCGGGGGGCCGTCATCGTCGGCATCAACGCCCTGATGGGCCTGCCCTCGGTGGTGGTGGGGGTGATCGTCTATCTGCTGCTTTCCCGTTCCGGGCCCTTCGGCAGCCTCGGGCTGCTCTTTTCACCGCCGGCCATGATCGTCGCCCAGACCGTCCTGGTCATGCCCCTGGTGGCCGCGGTGAGCCGCCAGATCGTCGAGGATGCCTGGCGTGAGTACGCGCCGGAAATGCGCCTCATCGGGCTTTCGCGCTGGGCCTCGGCCCGGCTGCTGCTGCTCGACTGCCGCTTCTCGCTGGTCGTCGCCACCCTGGCCGGGGTGGGGCGGGCCATGTCGGAAGTGGGGGCGGTGATGATCGTCGGCGGCAATATCGACGGTTTCACCCGGGTCATGACCACGGCCATCGCCCTGGAGACCAGCAAGGGTGACCTCGCCCTGTCCATCGCCCTGGGCCTCGTCCTGATGACCCTCATCCTGGTGCTCAACGCCCTGGCGCACGGGCTGCGCTCCTGGGCGGCCCGGAGGTACGGCTGA
- the nikR gene encoding nickel-responsive transcriptional regulator NikR, protein MERFTFSLDESLASQFDELIARRGYGNRSEAVRDLIRGAIEAEHGNKPEGTCVACLSYVYNHHERELAERLTALQHDHHDLTVAAMHSHLDHENCLETLILRGPAAEVRTFADRLIAERGVRHGRLNVIALEADHGHTHGAGHRHVHYRPAR, encoded by the coding sequence ATGGAACGCTTCACCTTTTCCCTCGACGAATCCCTGGCCTCCCAGTTCGACGAACTGATCGCCCGCCGCGGCTACGGCAACCGCTCCGAAGCGGTGCGCGATCTGATCCGCGGCGCCATCGAAGCCGAGCACGGGAACAAGCCCGAGGGAACCTGCGTGGCCTGCCTGTCCTACGTCTATAACCACCACGAGCGGGAACTGGCCGAGCGCCTCACCGCGCTGCAACACGACCACCACGACCTCACCGTGGCTGCCATGCACAGCCATCTCGATCACGAAAACTGCCTGGAGACCTTGATCCTGCGCGGCCCCGCCGCCGAGGTGCGCACCTTCGCCGACCGCCTGATCGCCGAGCGGGGCGTGCGCCACGGCCGCCTCAACGTCATCGCCCTGGAAGCCGACCACGGCCACACCCACGGCGCCGGCCACCGCCATGTCCACTACCGTCCCGCCCGCTGA
- a CDS encoding PAS domain-containing protein — protein sequence MSTTVPPADRPPPPGGEELGEQAWIEVIRKMDEVYNDLLQYEVALEEKNAALEESHQFIESVLASMSDILIVCDRNGTIEEVNASLQHFCGKPAAHLERTPLFDLFADEGERTKAKALFARQGQDGVHDAELYLRSGDGSSVPVSINCTPRISQTGKLMGMVVTGRPVGELRRAYQALRQAHEDLKRTQSQLLHAEKMVSLGRLVAGVAHELNNPISFVLGNVLSLQRYAGRLARYLDAVHASPAAADPALAAQRAELRIDRIALDLAPLITGMIEGAERTRDIVDALKRFSALDKSTPERVSLNDVVERSVRWVAQSAPTRFTVSVDLPPDLGCSGHSGQLQQVVMNLVQNACDATAARSAGHLAVSGEQDGRQVRLCFADDGPGIAAEHLPRLFEPFFTTKPVGQGTGLGLSISYGIVERHGGHLEAGNRPEGGALFTLTLPVETP from the coding sequence ATGTCCACTACCGTCCCGCCCGCTGACCGGCCGCCGCCTCCGGGCGGGGAGGAACTCGGGGAGCAGGCCTGGATCGAGGTCATCCGCAAGATGGACGAGGTCTATAACGACCTCCTCCAGTACGAAGTGGCCCTGGAAGAAAAGAACGCCGCCCTGGAGGAATCGCACCAGTTCATCGAGAGCGTCCTGGCTTCCATGTCGGACATCCTCATCGTCTGCGACCGCAACGGCACCATCGAGGAGGTCAATGCCTCCCTGCAGCACTTTTGCGGCAAACCCGCCGCCCATCTGGAGCGCACCCCCCTCTTCGACCTCTTCGCCGACGAGGGCGAACGGACCAAGGCCAAGGCCCTCTTCGCCCGCCAGGGGCAGGACGGCGTCCACGACGCCGAACTCTACCTGCGCTCCGGCGACGGCTCTTCGGTGCCCGTGTCGATCAATTGCACGCCGCGCATTTCCCAGACCGGCAAGCTCATGGGCATGGTGGTCACGGGGCGGCCGGTGGGGGAATTGCGCCGGGCCTATCAAGCCCTGCGCCAGGCCCACGAGGATCTCAAGCGCACCCAGAGCCAGCTCCTGCACGCCGAGAAGATGGTCTCCCTGGGCCGTCTGGTGGCCGGCGTGGCCCACGAGCTCAACAACCCCATCAGCTTCGTGCTGGGCAATGTGCTCTCCCTGCAACGCTACGCCGGGCGTCTGGCCCGCTATCTCGACGCCGTCCATGCTTCCCCCGCCGCCGCCGACCCCGCTCTGGCGGCGCAGCGCGCGGAACTGCGCATCGACCGCATCGCGCTCGACCTCGCCCCCCTCATCACCGGCATGATCGAAGGGGCCGAACGCACCCGGGACATCGTCGATGCCCTCAAGCGCTTTTCCGCCCTGGACAAATCGACCCCCGAGCGCGTCAGCCTCAACGACGTCGTCGAACGCTCGGTGCGCTGGGTGGCCCAGAGCGCCCCCACCCGCTTCACGGTCAGCGTCGACCTGCCCCCGGACCTCGGCTGCTCCGGCCACTCCGGCCAGTTGCAGCAGGTGGTCATGAATCTGGTGCAGAACGCCTGCGACGCCACCGCCGCCCGCAGCGCCGGACACCTGGCCGTGAGCGGCGAGCAGGACGGCCGCCAGGTGCGCCTCTGCTTCGCCGACGACGGCCCCGGCATTGCGGCGGAGCACCTGCCCCGCCTCTTTGAGCCCTTTTTCACCACCAAGCCCGTCGGCCAGGGCACCGGCCTGGGCCTTTCCATCAGTTACGGCATCGTCGAGCGCCACGGCGGCCACCTCGAAGCGGGCAATCGGCCCGAGGGCGGCGCGCTGTTCACCCTGACCCTGCCGGTGGAAACTCCCTGA
- a CDS encoding nickel transporter: protein METLPSDWLSLLILTFVLGMKHGFDADHLATIDGLTRHNSRANPAMARYCGTFFSLGHGAVVVAIALGVSALAGRWEVPQWFGTLGAVISIAFLFALGSLNLAAVLQAEPHEVVQPVGLKGRLLGRLRHAGHPLLIAGVGALFALSFDTLSQAAFFALTATQFGGWQHALVLALLFLLGMLITDGINGLWIARLIARADQVALVASRVMGLVVSGVSLLVAAFGLAKLALPAVDAWSDGKELMFGAALMAIIASSFLLAIRLTRPPLAQGL from the coding sequence ATGGAAACCCTGCCCAGCGACTGGCTGTCCCTGCTCATCCTGACCTTCGTGCTGGGCATGAAGCACGGCTTCGACGCCGACCACCTGGCCACCATCGACGGGCTCACCCGCCACAACAGCCGTGCCAACCCGGCCATGGCGCGCTATTGCGGCACCTTCTTTTCCCTGGGCCACGGCGCCGTGGTCGTCGCCATCGCCCTGGGCGTTTCCGCCCTGGCCGGCCGCTGGGAGGTGCCGCAGTGGTTCGGCACCCTGGGCGCGGTCATTTCCATCGCTTTCCTCTTCGCCCTGGGCAGCCTCAACCTGGCCGCCGTGTTGCAAGCCGAACCCCACGAAGTCGTCCAGCCGGTGGGTCTGAAGGGCCGCCTCCTGGGCCGCCTGCGCCACGCCGGCCATCCGCTCCTCATCGCCGGCGTGGGCGCCCTCTTCGCCCTTTCCTTCGACACGCTTTCGCAGGCGGCTTTCTTCGCGCTCACCGCCACCCAATTCGGCGGCTGGCAGCACGCGCTGGTCCTGGCGCTCCTCTTCCTCCTCGGCATGCTGATCACCGACGGCATCAACGGCCTGTGGATCGCCCGCCTCATCGCCCGGGCCGACCAGGTCGCCCTGGTCGCCTCCCGCGTCATGGGGCTCGTCGTTTCCGGCGTCAGCCTGCTGGTGGCGGCCTTCGGCCTGGCCAAACTGGCCCTGCCAGCGGTGGATGCCTGGAGCGACGGCAAGGAACTGATGTTCGGGGCCGCCCTGATGGCCATCATCGCCAGCAGTTTCTTGCTGGCGATCCGGCTGACCCGCCCTCCCCTCGCCCAGGGCCTCTGA
- a CDS encoding PAS domain S-box protein: MASEDSLQEDATARWVGAFADLARTVFVPTDTQLRILHWPPAAEALLGWSAERAVGFGLPSVLSLARSTQIDLRAALDAGANLDDILLPARRQGGGLCPLRAAARVVRDENGSVQGIAWSLRPEASRAQEPEHDRAVLDLALARWSAAFDKLPFPVALVDTVGSVRMANRQAHDLLGMKVGRPCCSTLCGPAGANCRNSRATRTLVPAYWELESRGRRLDMSALPLAVNDEKPDFVVCFGTPADPNLSAELRKFYRAVDENLVGVVITDRDARVEYANPRACEILGCSPVQLVNRDVRSFYAPPAHGVPAEAGPLLQGTLEVHIQRQDGEIRAVRAAISDIPGDDGHIANWVILLDDISERRALEARERNLREQVAHVARLAAVGEIATMIAHEINQPLSNIANFSRGLLHRLARGKVEEEALTETLEEVVRQVERADTVVRNVRTLARPRGARAAPTDLNHLVSASLPTFHLLARSAGVRVLLDLAPELPGLRANWSQIEQVLVNLVKNAVEACEALPAKERLVTIRSRPGSGQGIVVEVEDPAPMLAPEVLKRIGEPFFTTKTDGLGLGLSISRTLLENHGSRLSVLPLSNGGKAFHFELAPPHELD, encoded by the coding sequence GTGGCAAGCGAAGACAGCCTGCAGGAAGACGCGACGGCGCGCTGGGTCGGGGCCTTTGCCGACCTCGCCCGCACGGTTTTCGTGCCCACCGATACCCAGTTGCGCATCCTCCACTGGCCCCCCGCGGCGGAGGCCCTGCTGGGCTGGTCCGCCGAGCGGGCCGTCGGCTTCGGCCTGCCCTCGGTCCTCAGCCTGGCCCGCAGCACCCAGATCGACCTGCGCGCCGCCCTCGATGCCGGGGCCAATCTGGACGACATCCTGCTCCCGGCGCGCCGTCAGGGCGGCGGCCTCTGCCCGCTGCGGGCGGCGGCCCGGGTGGTGCGGGACGAGAACGGCAGCGTGCAGGGCATCGCCTGGTCCTTGCGCCCCGAGGCGTCCCGGGCGCAGGAACCCGAGCATGATCGCGCCGTCCTCGACCTGGCCCTGGCCCGCTGGAGCGCCGCGTTCGACAAACTCCCCTTCCCCGTCGCCCTGGTCGATACGGTGGGCAGCGTGCGCATGGCCAACCGCCAGGCCCACGACCTGCTGGGCATGAAGGTCGGCCGTCCCTGCTGCTCCACCCTGTGCGGCCCAGCCGGCGCCAACTGCCGCAACAGCCGGGCGACGCGCACCCTGGTTCCGGCCTACTGGGAGCTGGAATCCCGGGGCCGCCGCCTGGACATGAGCGCCCTCCCCCTGGCGGTCAATGACGAGAAGCCGGATTTCGTCGTCTGCTTCGGCACGCCGGCCGACCCCAACCTTTCCGCCGAGTTGCGCAAGTTCTACCGGGCGGTGGACGAGAACCTCGTCGGGGTGGTCATCACCGACCGCGATGCCCGCGTCGAGTACGCCAACCCCCGGGCCTGCGAAATCCTGGGCTGCTCTCCCGTGCAACTGGTCAACCGGGACGTGCGCAGCTTCTATGCCCCCCCCGCCCACGGCGTACCGGCCGAGGCCGGCCCCCTGCTCCAGGGCACCCTGGAAGTCCATATCCAGCGACAGGATGGAGAGATCCGCGCGGTACGGGCGGCGATTTCCGACATTCCGGGCGACGACGGCCATATCGCCAACTGGGTCATCCTTCTGGACGACATTTCCGAACGCCGCGCCCTGGAAGCGCGGGAACGCAATCTGCGCGAGCAGGTCGCCCATGTGGCCCGCCTGGCGGCGGTGGGCGAAATCGCCACCATGATCGCCCACGAGATCAACCAGCCCCTGTCCAATATCGCCAATTTCAGCCGGGGCCTGCTGCATCGCCTGGCCCGCGGCAAGGTCGAGGAGGAGGCGCTGACCGAAACCCTGGAGGAGGTGGTACGCCAGGTGGAGCGGGCCGATACCGTGGTACGCAACGTGCGCACCCTGGCCCGCCCGCGGGGCGCCCGCGCGGCACCGACGGACCTCAACCACCTGGTCAGCGCCAGCCTGCCGACCTTCCATCTGCTCGCCCGCAGCGCCGGTGTGCGCGTGCTTCTCGACCTGGCTCCGGAACTCCCCGGCCTGCGCGCCAACTGGAGCCAGATCGAGCAGGTGCTGGTCAATCTGGTCAAGAATGCGGTGGAGGCCTGCGAAGCCCTGCCGGCCAAGGAGCGTCTGGTGACCATCCGCTCCCGCCCCGGCAGCGGCCAGGGGATCGTGGTCGAAGTGGAAGACCCGGCCCCCATGCTGGCGCCGGAAGTTCTCAAGCGCATCGGCGAACCCTTCTTTACCACCAAGACCGACGGCCTTGGCCTGGGGCTTTCCATCAGCCGCACCCTGCTGGAAAATCACGGCAGCCGTCTTTCCGTCCTCCCTTTGTCCAATGGGGGCAAGGCTTTCCACTTCGAACTCGCTCCGCCCCATGAACTCGATTGA